TTACGTATGCTTTTACAATTCCTGATAATAAAATCCGATTAGGTGATTACAAGATCACAGTTTCAAAAGAAATTGGTTCAGCAACCACCGTGGTTCATTCAGTTACAAACCCTGCTGAATTTATTGCAACAAATGAGCCTCTTACTGTAAATTCTGACAAGGAAGTATATGCATTTGGAGAAAGTATCAAACTAAATGGTTTCATTCAAGATCCTTCTGCTAATTCAAGTTATATTGCAGGTACCCCTATAAAAATTTCTATTTCGCACCAAGACGGTTCTCCTCTTGAAATAGTTGGACTTCCATCTACAGCAAAAACTAGAACCAGTGGAGGTGTTGTTGTAGCATATGATTTTACGGCAATTCCTTCCCTTTCTGGTAGCTATTCTCTTGATATTGCTGTATCAAAAAATATTTTCACTGTTGGAAACTATGTAATTAAATCTCAATATGCAGGACACACTGCAACTAAGACTTTTTCAATTATAGATCCTCTTGCAATTAAGGATGGTCCTCAAATATCTCTGGATAAAGAAGTTTATGGCTTATCTCAAACCGTCACCCTAAATGGATTGTTTCCTCCAACTGGAGACACTGCTGTTAAAATTACTTTGACCAAACCTGATGGTACAAAAGTACTCTCTGGTGCAACAATTAATGCTCAAAAATTCTCATGGACTTGGAAAACACCAATTGCTGACAAAGTTCAAAGTATTAAAACTGAAGATGCTAAAAATTCATTGAGCACCAATTTTGGTGTATATAAAATTAAAGTGGCTACTAGTAGTTACAGCAAAGATCTTTTCTTCAAAGTTTCTATAGATCCTCAAAATGATTCATTATCTGATACTCCTCTTTTTGTAACTACTGAAAAATCTCTCTACAAAGCAGGCGAAAAACTCAAAGTTCTTGGAAATGTGATTAAACGAGTACAAGGTGATGAAGGATTAGTGGTTCCAGATAGAGTTACTATTAAAATCCTTGATGGTGTTTTTCCATACAAGCAAATTCTAGAGTCTGCAGTTTATCCTAATCAAGGTGGAGAATTTAGTAGTTTCTTTGATTTACCAATAACTGTATTTAACGAAGGAACATATTCGGTAAAGGCTGTTTACAATAATGCAAAAGCTGAGTCTACATTTAGTGTAGCTAATGACTTTTCCTTTGGAAGTGATGCATCATTGACTTTATTATTAACACAAGATAAACCAGAATATTATCCAGGTGACACTGTAGTAATTAATGGCAAACCCAACAAATTGATCTATCTTGAAAAATATGATGTGAGTATGATTAAAAAATCAACAACAGAGATTACATGTGGGGCATTTTATTGTGGCAAACATACAGGTCCAATAACTACAATTCGTCCAAGTCCATCTGGTTCATTTACTTATGAATATACAATACCTAACAAAGAATCATCACTTGGTTCCTATGAGGTTACAGTTGATGCTGATTTTGAAACTAAATCCATCAAGTTCAATGTAGTAGAAAAACCACTTGCGCCAAAATTAGACACTATAGTTGAAAAAGAAAACCGAATAGCTGAAAAAATGATATCTGTTGTCACTGCCACAAAAACTATTGATAATCAAATTTTATCACCTAGAGTCATTTCTGGTTCTCTACTTACTACATCTATTGGAGATGAATCAAGTGTTAATCTGCAAGTAATGTATTCAGATAGGACGTGTGTAATTGGACAATCGGAGGAATGTCTAGTAAAAGAATCAACTAGAAAACAAGGCCAAATTTATGATGTTGTTGAAATTGGTGGTATAAATTACAACGTCAGATATAGCGGTCCTGATGTTAGACTAGAAAAATTTTCCATATTGCCTGAATCCTCAGATGGATTCTTACCTGACACTAATTGGAATGTCGAGATTCTCAAAGATGATCAAGTATCACGATTTTACTACAAAATTACATACAAATCTGTAGAGTAAATACAAAATACCCTTCTTCATAATACCAATTAAAATGAAATTACAGGTTTTGATGTTTTATCAGGATGATCCAAAAAAATGTACCGCAGCTAAGATGGTCAAATTTGGTCTTGCTCAAAGTATCAAAAAAATTGGTAATAAGGGAATGGTGTTAGATCCTTTTTCAGAAAAATTTCTTTTACCTAAAGATAAGACTACAATTAATTCTATAGTTGGAATTGACTGTTCATGGAATTTAGCAGATAAGGCCTTTTCTAAAAATTTTAATGGTATTAAAAGAAAACTTCCTCCACTATTTGCTGGAAATCCATTAAATTATTCTAAACTTAGTAAACTAACTACTGTTGAAGCCCTTTCTGCTTCATTATTTATTATGGGATTTCATGATCAATCTATGGAGTTACTTGATAAATTCAAATGGGGTCATACATTCTATGATCTAAATCAGAATCTTTTGGAGGATTACTCAAAATTAGAATCAGAGGATCAAATAGAACGAATTCTAAAAGATTATCGTTTGATATAATTTCTTTTTTTGCGAATAATGATAATTACAAAAATAATGATGATTGGAATTATTAAAAATTCTAACCATGTTTTATTTTCTTCAAACTTCACATCATCTAATTCACTTGATGGTAATTCTTGACTGCTTTTAGTTGCAAAAAAACTTGATTCAAAAAAATCAGGCTGTAAAATTGAATTTGAAATTGCAAATATTTTGATATTGTTTGCCCCAAGTCCTAATTTTTCAGAGTCTTCTGGAATAATCGTAATCAAAGTATTTCCATCATCTGCTTTGATATTTTTTGATAAAATCATGTTTCCTTCATTGTTAGTTAAGAAGAATAGGATTGAATCTGTATTTTCTGTTTGTATTTTTATTTGAAATTCATTTCCATGTTGTATTGTATTTTTTATATCTATTTTTTTGATAGTTGGAAATTCTACATTTTCAAATTCTGACCACTTTCCAATTTTGAATGGATATGATTCATCTACAAATGATTTTACTGTAATGGTTCTAGATTCAGGTGCATATGATTCTAAATAGAATGGCCCATTGCTAATCACTGCATGATTTCTATTCTCAATCCAATTAATTGATGATTCATATCTTTGATTGGAATTTACATTGGACTGGTTTAATCCTATTAGGGAAATTGGAATAAAGTTAGATTCTCTAAAATTAATTAGATACTCTTTGATCATTATTGCATCATTTGGAATAATTAGTGATAACCAGCTGATATTTTTGCTTGTTGCCCCTGATCTTGAAAACGATGCTTTTCCATCTAACACTGCTTGTTCCATTGCAGCAGTGATCTCCCATGGCATAGTATTCCACAAAATTGCCCAATCTGCAATTTCTCCTTCATCAAAATGCCAATAATCTACATACACTTCAATTGAATCTTGATCTACTTGTTTTACTCCTTTAATTGATTGAATACTTTGAGCAGCTCTTGGTGTAAATTCTGTATCAAAAGTTTTATCATTCTCGCCTGTTTTTGTTCCCCACTCTATGATAAAGTAAAGAGAATGTAAAATATCACTCATATCCATTGGTTGGCCATTATGCCAATTGCTGAACTCAAAATCAAATGTGACCTTGCTTATTGCAGATGCATTTAATCCAATATTCTCCCATTTCTGTAAATATGGATTCCAAAGAATTGCTTCTTGTGGAATTTCTATTTTGTTATCTGGTCCTGCTGATTCTACTTTCCATGAAGCTCTGACGGGAAATGTTTCTCCGGTAAATGGGTGCTTGAAGGATCCTGGATCTGAAATTATGCCCCAAATTTGTCTGCTATAACTATCAGTTAACCCCATAATGGGATTCCATGCTCCTTGGTAGATTTGTTTAACCCCGACAACTAATTCATTATTTTCCCCTCTTGCATTAATTGGAGTAAATCTACTTGGCACACCTGCTCCAAAATCATTTACCACTCCGCTGATCTTCTCATTTGTTACATATTGATCAATTTTACTAGCTAGAAAAATTCTGACAGACTCATTAACTCCTTCTATTGTTGCATCTTGAATTAGTTTTGATCTTTCTTCATATGATTCAAAACCTCCAGTGTATATTTTCTGAGTTAAACCATCTATCTTTTCATTTTTGTAATTCCAATATGAAGGGTCATTGAATCCTGGCATGTTTGAAAACCACGGAGAATACATTTGTCCTAATCCAACAGAGTCATATTTTACAAATGCTGAACGATTCCACCCCTCAGTGTATAAACTCCATTTCAAATCAGATGGGTTTGAACCATAAACAACTACAAACGCTTTATTCAAATCCCCAAAATCTTTTTTGACCGTAAACCCTATTCTTTGCAATTCTGCTGCCAAAATTTCCCCAATTGATTTTCTTACAGGATCGTCACTTCTGATGAATATTGTAATTTCAATTGGTTTTCCACCTATCTCCCATTTTCCTCCGTTCTTTATTGCTCCTTGATTTACTAGTTCTTCAGAAATGATTTGCTTGGCAAGTGTTGGATTGTATTTGAAATTAAATCCTTCAAGCTGCTCAATTACTGTTAGGTACTCTGGGTCTGTTGGACTATAGTATGAAATAATTGGGGCACCATAACCCCCCATTAACTCATTTACAATTAATTTTCTATCCACTAAATAATTTAGTGCAAATCTGACTTCTTTAATTGAAAATGGGTTGAATTCATCTGATTCAGCTGGATTTACGAGGATGCTATAAGAACCTCCTGTGGAATCGAAAACTCTTAAACCTTCCCTGTCTTGAGTATTTTCTAGTCTGTCTGATGAAATTCTAAAATAATAAAGATCAAGATTTCCATTTCTTATTTCTT
The window above is part of the Nitrosopumilus sp. genome. Proteins encoded here:
- a CDS encoding lamin tail domain-containing protein, with protein sequence MKSTLLILFSIVLLAGVLIPVYAQTNPDHIVINEVEINPPGDDALSVSEWVELYNPTDSAVDLSGWKIASTTVLKKTMTIPSGTIIKPGQFLTYSYQSLWFTDSNESVELRDVSGTVVDKTPIQSDIFNDFKSWQRIYDGYDLDSSADWKFATSTAGSSNGKLVVNQDTNEVTITVSSDKQSYLFGETAIIKGTVSKEVFIVKPTFQPEPILVKISGPNYDKTVSLYPDLNRNYKTTLSLHQVLGINEGVYNVSVSYAGAIAKTNFSVGHKIIEQTLKTDAELSIFSDKSQYMPGQLVSITGFTSKVIPFEGMKLTVKDSEGNLVSEGNLYPTKDKFATSVYLTTVKPVYGTYQITAEYSGKSVVSTFDVVKDIKEDVPISLSTDKKAYGLGEQVKISGRVNQVWISTLDLEIIQTKQSIVTSGSDSGFKILDSVRIMGDGSFTYAFTIPDNKIRLGDYKITVSKEIGSATTVVHSVTNPAEFIATNEPLTVNSDKEVYAFGESIKLNGFIQDPSANSSYIAGTPIKISISHQDGSPLEIVGLPSTAKTRTSGGVVVAYDFTAIPSLSGSYSLDIAVSKNIFTVGNYVIKSQYAGHTATKTFSIIDPLAIKDGPQISLDKEVYGLSQTVTLNGLFPPTGDTAVKITLTKPDGTKVLSGATINAQKFSWTWKTPIADKVQSIKTEDAKNSLSTNFGVYKIKVATSSYSKDLFFKVSIDPQNDSLSDTPLFVTTEKSLYKAGEKLKVLGNVIKRVQGDEGLVVPDRVTIKILDGVFPYKQILESAVYPNQGGEFSSFFDLPITVFNEGTYSVKAVYNNAKAESTFSVANDFSFGSDASLTLLLTQDKPEYYPGDTVVINGKPNKLIYLEKYDVSMIKKSTTEITCGAFYCGKHTGPITTIRPSPSGSFTYEYTIPNKESSLGSYEVTVDADFETKSIKFNVVEKPLAPKLDTIVEKENRIAEKMISVVTATKTIDNQILSPRVISGSLLTTSIGDESSVNLQVMYSDRTCVIGQSEECLVKESTRKQGQIYDVVEIGGINYNVRYSGPDVRLEKFSILPESSDGFLPDTNWNVEILKDDQVSRFYYKITYKSVE
- a CDS encoding DUF367 family protein is translated as MKLQVLMFYQDDPKKCTAAKMVKFGLAQSIKKIGNKGMVLDPFSEKFLLPKDKTTINSIVGIDCSWNLADKAFSKNFNGIKRKLPPLFAGNPLNYSKLSKLTTVEALSASLFIMGFHDQSMELLDKFKWGHTFYDLNQNLLEDYSKLESEDQIERILKDYRLI
- a CDS encoding ABC transporter substrate-binding protein; its protein translation is MKKLLVFMLALSIVSLMYNESFAEKNTFFDSVKFIQYLDENTALEEIRNGNLDLYYFRISSDRLENTQDREGLRVFDSTGGSYSILVNPAESDEFNPFSIKEVRFALNYLVDRKLIVNELMGGYGAPIISYYSPTDPEYLTVIEQLEGFNFKYNPTLAKQIISEELVNQGAIKNGGKWEIGGKPIEITIFIRSDDPVRKSIGEILAAELQRIGFTVKKDFGDLNKAFVVVYGSNPSDLKWSLYTEGWNRSAFVKYDSVGLGQMYSPWFSNMPGFNDPSYWNYKNEKIDGLTQKIYTGGFESYEERSKLIQDATIEGVNESVRIFLASKIDQYVTNEKISGVVNDFGAGVPSRFTPINARGENNELVVGVKQIYQGAWNPIMGLTDSYSRQIWGIISDPGSFKHPFTGETFPVRASWKVESAGPDNKIEIPQEAILWNPYLQKWENIGLNASAISKVTFDFEFSNWHNGQPMDMSDILHSLYFIIEWGTKTGENDKTFDTEFTPRAAQSIQSIKGVKQVDQDSIEVYVDYWHFDEGEIADWAILWNTMPWEITAAMEQAVLDGKASFSRSGATSKNISWLSLIIPNDAIMIKEYLINFRESNFIPISLIGLNQSNVNSNQRYESSINWIENRNHAVISNGPFYLESYAPESRTITVKSFVDESYPFKIGKWSEFENVEFPTIKKIDIKNTIQHGNEFQIKIQTENTDSILFFLTNNEGNMILSKNIKADDGNTLITIIPEDSEKLGLGANNIKIFAISNSILQPDFFESSFFATKSSQELPSSELDDVKFEENKTWLEFLIIPIIIIFVIIIIRKKRNYIKR